From a single Bryobacter aggregatus MPL3 genomic region:
- a CDS encoding CCA tRNA nucleotidyltransferase → MSDYMFMLESHLSQAQNLVIAEVQRMMTKLQINVFLTGGALRDMLAGLPVRDLNFTLEGSPQKLVKALEKDAGIRVLNADDVRKSYELIFPNGVLAEISMARTERYAKPGAKPKVVPATIHEDLRGRDFSINCLAISLAKGSRGLLLDPTNGLSDFSLRELRTVSSHTLMDDPSRILKLVTLQARLGFQLDERTKAQYAAAREAKLEKYISPEALRREIMKIGEEFHPLPILETLEKEGFLELYFPGFSGAKLNAVGFGKMLKLRGMVPFGAQMKEDRFSLFLYTISEKWTPKEKATFIQNCKLSKLQVDAWKNLDAKSKTLQNALKSAKLQRPSLIYAALIDAPAEHIFVLLSKSPLRIVQDRIKNYLQKYLPMALEVTEEDLVEAGIDTSTPKGLLQRSKFIAAKLDARPRKVPTVEAAYSPQAST, encoded by the coding sequence ATGAGCGATTACATGTTCATGCTGGAGAGCCATTTGAGCCAGGCGCAAAATCTCGTCATTGCGGAAGTGCAGCGCATGATGACGAAGCTCCAGATCAACGTTTTCTTGACAGGCGGAGCGCTGCGCGACATGCTTGCCGGGTTGCCTGTCCGTGACCTGAACTTTACGCTGGAGGGTTCTCCCCAGAAGCTTGTCAAAGCCTTGGAGAAGGATGCAGGCATTCGCGTCCTCAACGCCGATGATGTGCGCAAGAGTTACGAATTGATTTTCCCCAATGGGGTTCTCGCCGAGATCTCCATGGCCCGGACGGAACGCTACGCCAAGCCGGGAGCGAAGCCGAAGGTGGTGCCGGCGACGATCCACGAAGATCTCCGCGGCCGCGATTTCTCGATCAACTGTCTGGCGATCTCTCTGGCCAAAGGGTCTCGCGGGTTATTGCTTGATCCCACCAATGGCCTCTCCGACTTTTCTCTGCGTGAACTACGCACCGTATCGAGCCATACCTTGATGGATGATCCCTCGCGGATTTTGAAGCTGGTCACCTTGCAGGCCCGGCTCGGCTTTCAGCTCGACGAGCGTACGAAAGCGCAGTATGCGGCGGCCCGGGAAGCGAAGCTGGAGAAGTACATCAGCCCCGAGGCCTTGCGCCGCGAGATTATGAAGATTGGCGAAGAGTTTCATCCGCTCCCGATTCTCGAAACTCTCGAGAAGGAAGGCTTTCTCGAACTCTATTTTCCCGGCTTCTCCGGCGCCAAGCTGAACGCCGTCGGTTTTGGAAAGATGTTGAAGCTGCGCGGCATGGTTCCGTTTGGTGCGCAGATGAAGGAAGATCGCTTCTCGCTCTTTCTGTACACCATCAGTGAGAAATGGACGCCGAAAGAGAAGGCCACTTTCATTCAAAACTGCAAACTTTCAAAGCTCCAGGTGGATGCCTGGAAGAATCTGGATGCGAAGTCCAAGACCTTGCAGAATGCGCTGAAGTCGGCGAAACTCCAACGGCCCTCCTTGATCTACGCCGCGCTGATCGATGCTCCGGCCGAACATATCTTTGTCCTGCTCAGTAAATCGCCATTGCGGATTGTGCAGGACCGGATCAAGAATTATCTGCAGAAGTATCTGCCGATGGCGCTTGAGGTGACTGAGGAAGATCTGGTGGAAGCGGGGATCGACACGTCAACCCCGAAAGGGCTGCTCCAGCGCAGTAAGTTTATTGCGGCAAAGCTCGATGCCCGGCCACGCAAGGTGCCTACTGTTGAGGCGGCTTACAGTCCTCAAGCTTCAACTTAA
- a CDS encoding tyrosine recombinase, with the protein MFGQASFGAAVRSYLTYCRVEKGLSASTLAAYESDFSAYSRWLERSREAAFSRVATLQAFQSYLVELKLSSRSIARKLSSLRGLLHYLAAEGKLEEDPSEFLKSPNLPRKLPKAMTGASIAECTAAFDRTTPKGIRDWAMFELCYSSGLRASELVGVQLSDYNAMGERLRVNGKGSRQRLLPVGSEASQAIALYLAESRPRLLGSRVSPYLFVSSRGPKLDRRSYWLVLRQLRLAAGSTKPLHPHMLRHSFATHLLEGGADLRSVQAMLGHADISTTQIYTHVERDRLRGIIDQFHPRDANKE; encoded by the coding sequence ATGTTCGGCCAGGCATCCTTTGGGGCTGCCGTAAGGTCGTATTTGACTTACTGCAGAGTCGAAAAAGGTCTTTCCGCATCGACGCTAGCCGCTTACGAGAGTGACTTCAGTGCTTACTCGCGTTGGCTTGAGCGGTCACGGGAAGCCGCATTCTCGCGCGTCGCAACGCTGCAGGCTTTCCAGTCTTATCTGGTCGAACTCAAGCTCAGTTCCCGCTCCATTGCGCGAAAACTTTCCTCTCTTCGAGGTCTCCTGCACTATCTGGCTGCGGAAGGAAAGTTGGAGGAAGATCCTTCCGAGTTTCTGAAAAGCCCGAACCTCCCGCGTAAGCTCCCCAAGGCGATGACCGGCGCGAGTATTGCAGAGTGCACCGCCGCTTTCGACCGGACAACGCCCAAAGGAATTCGGGACTGGGCGATGTTTGAACTTTGTTACTCCTCCGGGTTGCGCGCCAGTGAATTGGTGGGCGTTCAATTGTCCGATTACAATGCCATGGGCGAGCGTCTGCGGGTCAATGGGAAAGGGAGCCGGCAAAGACTGCTCCCTGTGGGTTCAGAAGCTTCTCAGGCAATCGCTCTTTACTTAGCGGAATCGAGGCCCAGGTTGTTGGGCTCCCGAGTTTCACCTTATCTCTTTGTCAGTTCCCGAGGCCCCAAGCTCGATCGGCGTTCTTACTGGCTCGTCCTGCGCCAGCTCCGTCTCGCCGCCGGTAGCACCAAGCCTCTCCACCCCCATATGTTGCGACATTCCTTTGCCACTCATCTTTTGGAAGGTGGGGCAGATTTGCGCAGCGTACAGGCGATGCTTGGGCATGCTGACATATCCACCACCCAGATCTACACCCATGTGGAGCGGGACCGCTTGCGGGGGATCATTGACCAATTTCATCCAAGGGACGCGAACAAAGAATGA
- a CDS encoding WD40/YVTN/BNR-like repeat-containing protein: MNLFLAIWLLAQTPPELPTVYQNTEGSIRLPNRCAELDLAVLGLTCSESEPCPTYLEISSVESTGQLILIAGNLHTQSSTLQSILLLSDDGGSTWREAHPRLKASTLESMQFSDFSNGWAVGHVSLALPRDPFVLVTSDGGRSWRKVDLYADSRVGVIEDFAFQNAKRGWLLIDNKGSGEGGRYEFYESQTGGTSWELREIASKIPKTTPHSPSNSARVKADEKKGLLRIEVRSGNTWREVSAFKLKLEDCKPPQQ, translated from the coding sequence GTGAATCTCTTTCTTGCCATCTGGCTTCTCGCCCAGACGCCGCCGGAACTTCCAACGGTATACCAGAATACTGAAGGATCCATCCGGCTCCCGAACCGTTGCGCGGAGTTAGACCTGGCCGTTCTTGGACTCACTTGCAGTGAAAGCGAACCCTGCCCCACTTATCTGGAGATCTCGAGCGTCGAGTCCACCGGACAACTGATTCTAATTGCCGGCAATTTACATACTCAGTCCTCGACCTTGCAATCGATCCTGCTCCTCAGCGACGACGGAGGCAGCACCTGGCGCGAGGCGCATCCCCGGCTGAAGGCCAGCACGCTCGAATCGATGCAGTTCAGCGATTTCTCCAATGGGTGGGCCGTAGGGCACGTTTCGCTGGCATTGCCGCGAGACCCCTTCGTGCTCGTAACCTCAGATGGCGGACGCAGTTGGCGCAAAGTCGATCTCTATGCCGACAGCAGAGTGGGCGTCATCGAAGACTTTGCCTTTCAAAATGCCAAGCGGGGATGGCTGCTGATCGACAACAAAGGCAGCGGCGAGGGTGGCCGATATGAATTCTATGAATCGCAGACCGGCGGCACCAGTTGGGAGCTGCGCGAGATCGCGAGCAAAATCCCCAAAACAACACCACACAGCCCTTCCAACTCCGCGCGCGTCAAGGCCGATGAGAAAAAAGGACTGCTGCGCATCGAGGTGCGCAGTGGGAACACCTGGCGGGAAGTGAGCGCCTTTAAGTTGAAGCTTGAGGACTGTAAGCCGCCTCAACAGTAG